A section of the Bacillus sp. HSf4 genome encodes:
- a CDS encoding GntR family transcriptional regulator, whose product MNIIISNASDEPIYLQIVNQLKEQIVKGALSETQPLPSIRNLAKELKISVITTKRAYDELEKEGFIVTVAGKGSYVAAINKDMLRETKIKMIEEKMAEAVSQAKLVGLTYEELEEMLKLLYEGW is encoded by the coding sequence TTGAACATTATTATTTCAAACGCTTCAGACGAACCGATCTATCTTCAGATCGTCAACCAATTAAAGGAGCAGATCGTCAAAGGAGCGCTCTCGGAAACACAGCCGCTCCCATCGATCAGAAACTTGGCCAAAGAGCTGAAAATCAGTGTGATTACAACGAAAAGAGCCTATGATGAGCTTGAGAAAGAAGGGTTCATTGTCACCGTTGCCGGAAAGGGCTCATATGTGGCAGCCATCAATAAAGACATGCTCCGTGAAACAAAAATAAAAATGATTGAAGAAAAAATGGCAGAAGCCGTCAGTCAAGCCAAGCTCGTCGGCCTGACATATGAAGAGCTCGAAGAGATGCTCAAACTGTTGTATGAAGGGTGGTAA
- a CDS encoding TRAP transporter large permease gives MAIEASLILAAVFFILLFLGVPISVSIAAASIVTMLAIFPFDVAIFTAAQKMVTGIDNFSLLAVPFFILSGIMMNNGGIAIRLIHFAKLLSGRLPGSLAHTNVVGNMLFGSISGSSVASAAAIGGVMSPLQEKEGYDRAYSAAVNIASAPTGLLIPPSGLLIIFSLVSGGTSVAALFVAGYLPGILWGMATMAVACLIAKKKKYPVASKIPISQGFKVFLEAIPSLLLIVIVIGGIIAGVFTATEGAAIAVVYSLLLSLFYRTFQLKQLPKMLLETVEITAVIMFLVGTSTMLSLVLAFTGIPAAISSGMLGLTDNPIIILLMMNIILLIIGTFMDITPAVLIFTPIFLPVVQSFGMDPVHFGIMLVFNLCIGNITPPVGSALFVGCGIGNVEIEQVVKPILPFYAAIIIVLLLVTYVPQISLMLPQLFGL, from the coding sequence ATGGCCATTGAAGCAAGCCTCATTTTAGCGGCGGTATTCTTCATTTTGTTGTTTCTCGGTGTACCGATCTCTGTCAGTATTGCGGCGGCGTCGATTGTGACGATGCTTGCCATTTTTCCTTTTGATGTCGCCATTTTCACAGCGGCCCAAAAAATGGTCACAGGGATTGACAATTTTTCTTTATTAGCGGTACCGTTCTTCATTTTATCAGGCATTATGATGAATAATGGCGGGATCGCGATCCGGCTCATTCACTTTGCAAAGCTGCTCAGCGGCAGATTGCCCGGCTCGCTGGCGCATACAAACGTCGTCGGGAATATGCTTTTCGGTTCCATTTCCGGTTCGTCCGTGGCTAGTGCGGCGGCCATCGGCGGGGTCATGTCACCGCTTCAGGAAAAAGAAGGATATGACCGGGCTTATTCTGCTGCAGTCAATATTGCTTCAGCGCCGACGGGTTTGCTTATTCCGCCAAGCGGTCTTTTGATCATTTTCTCACTCGTTAGCGGCGGAACGTCTGTAGCCGCTTTGTTTGTAGCTGGCTACTTGCCCGGAATTTTATGGGGAATGGCTACAATGGCCGTCGCCTGCTTGATTGCAAAAAAGAAGAAATATCCTGTAGCCTCAAAAATTCCGATCAGCCAAGGTTTTAAAGTGTTTTTGGAAGCGATTCCAAGCCTGCTGCTTATTGTGATCGTAATCGGCGGTATTATCGCCGGTGTATTTACGGCAACCGAAGGAGCAGCAATAGCGGTTGTTTATTCCTTATTGTTGTCGCTCTTTTATCGGACATTTCAATTGAAACAGCTTCCCAAAATGCTGCTGGAAACGGTTGAAATCACGGCTGTAATTATGTTCTTGGTCGGGACTTCAACGATGCTGTCATTGGTGCTGGCTTTTACAGGGATACCGGCAGCCATCAGCAGCGGCATGTTAGGATTGACCGATAATCCAATCATCATCCTGCTGATGATGAATATCATTCTGCTCATCATCGGCACATTTATGGACATCACTCCGGCCGTATTAATATTTACTCCAATCTTTCTGCCAGTTGTTCAAAGCTTCGGTATGGATCCTGTTCATTTTGGGATCATGCTCGTTTTTAACCTTTGTATCGGCAATATCACGCCACCTGTGGGGAGTGCGCTGTTTGTCGGGTGCGGCATAGGAAATGTTGAGATTGAACAAGTGGTTAAACCGATTCTGCCATTTTATGCCGCCATCATCATCGTCCTTTTACTCGTGACTTATGTTCCGCAAATCAGCTTAATGCTGCCTCAATTATTTGGACTTTAA
- a CDS encoding ABC transporter ATP-binding protein yields the protein MLEINNLSKHYQDFSLQNINFTLEKGYIMGFIGPNGAGKSTTIKLIMNLIKKDEGEINIFGLDSEKHNIEIKQRIGFVYDENHYYEELTLSEMKGIISPFYKRWDEAVFQRYAKDFQLPLKKQIKHLSKGMKMKFSLAIALSHHAELLIMDEPTSGLDPLVRSELLDVLQTLLEDENKSIFFSTHITSDLEKVADFITLIDNGQMILSKTKDELLEGYCIVKGSKEILNSRQPNTFIGLKENHFGFEALSDNRKDVLQQFGDSVMIEKPTLEDIMVFSTNRSDHRVSSY from the coding sequence ATTCTGGAAATAAACAATCTATCGAAACATTATCAGGATTTCTCACTACAAAATATCAACTTCACTCTTGAAAAAGGGTATATCATGGGGTTTATCGGTCCAAACGGAGCAGGGAAAAGCACGACAATTAAGCTGATCATGAACCTGATCAAAAAAGATGAAGGCGAAATCAATATTTTCGGCCTTGACAGCGAAAAGCACAACATCGAGATCAAGCAAAGAATCGGCTTTGTCTACGATGAAAATCACTATTATGAAGAACTGACGCTCAGCGAAATGAAGGGCATCATCAGCCCGTTTTACAAAAGGTGGGATGAAGCCGTTTTTCAACGGTATGCAAAAGACTTTCAGCTTCCTTTGAAAAAACAGATTAAACACTTGTCAAAAGGAATGAAAATGAAATTCTCGCTGGCGATCGCCCTTTCCCATCATGCTGAACTGTTGATCATGGATGAACCGACTTCCGGATTAGACCCTCTTGTCAGGTCTGAACTGTTGGATGTTTTGCAAACACTGCTTGAAGACGAAAACAAATCGATCTTCTTTTCAACTCATATTACATCCGATTTAGAGAAAGTCGCTGACTTTATTACACTCATCGATAACGGACAGATGATATTAAGCAAAACAAAAGACGAACTGCTGGAGGGGTACTGCATTGTCAAAGGAAGCAAAGAAATCTTGAACTCGCGCCAGCCAAACACATTTATCGGTCTGAAAGAAAATCACTTTGGTTTTGAAGCGCTGTCGGACAATCGAAAAGACGTCCTGCAGCAATTCGGGGATTCCGTCATGATCGAAAAGCCTACATTGGAGGATATCATGGTATTTTCAACCAACAGGAGTGATCATCGTGTATCATCTTATTAA
- a CDS encoding TRAP transporter small permease gives MHTLKKAVDKTIECLTVTLMAVMVLVAIWQVFTRYVLNTPSTFSEEFLRYSLIWVSMLGGAYAFSKKKHLAIEWLVRKLPARTKVFVHLIIQILLVAFALIVMVLGGLKAVFITMGQSSAALGIPVGYVYLSLPVAGVLIMGYSLADLYEHLYRKQKSGEYVERAEKM, from the coding sequence ATGCACACTTTAAAAAAAGCAGTGGATAAAACGATTGAATGTTTGACAGTTACATTGATGGCAGTGATGGTTCTGGTCGCGATATGGCAAGTATTTACGAGATATGTGCTGAATACTCCTAGTACGTTTTCAGAAGAATTTTTGCGTTATTCGTTAATATGGGTGTCGATGCTGGGCGGTGCCTATGCATTTTCGAAAAAAAAGCACTTGGCCATTGAATGGCTCGTTCGAAAACTCCCAGCTAGAACAAAGGTTTTCGTTCATCTTATCATTCAGATTCTTTTGGTTGCTTTTGCTCTGATTGTGATGGTGTTGGGAGGTTTGAAAGCGGTATTCATCACAATGGGGCAATCTTCAGCGGCATTAGGAATTCCGGTTGGGTATGTTTATCTTTCACTTCCTGTGGCAGGCGTCCTCATCATGGGGTACAGCTTGGCCGATTTATATGAACATTTATATAGAAAACAAAAATCAGGTGAATATGTAGAAAGAGCAGAAAAGATGTGA
- a CDS encoding ABC-2 transporter permease: protein MYHLIKKDILMQKKTIKLSLFLMIFFTFTFSQLEHIGYTLAVLAITYQLTLGASSLEDKNNSDKILISLPIKRNIIVMSKYVSVYVYAAYAILVYFLLNMICQLLHVPLEFPFTAIGAMGAVVAVTLFSAISFPLIFKYGYLKSKMANLIIFFVFIFGGTAVVKFLSEDEHFAFNKKLTEWIGSTSNAGSFILLIVALFAIIICSYGLSLKFYQKREF, encoded by the coding sequence GTGTATCATCTTATTAAAAAAGATATCTTAATGCAGAAAAAAACAATCAAATTATCGCTCTTTTTGATGATCTTTTTCACATTTACGTTTTCTCAGCTTGAGCATATCGGCTATACGCTCGCCGTGTTGGCCATCACGTATCAGCTGACTCTCGGTGCAAGCTCATTGGAGGACAAAAACAACAGCGACAAAATCCTGATCAGCCTACCTATCAAACGAAATATCATCGTCATGTCCAAGTATGTTTCAGTCTATGTGTATGCAGCCTACGCGATTCTTGTCTACTTCTTGCTGAATATGATCTGTCAGTTGCTACACGTACCGCTTGAGTTTCCATTCACAGCGATAGGGGCAATGGGCGCCGTTGTGGCTGTCACTTTGTTTAGCGCCATCTCGTTTCCGTTAATTTTTAAGTACGGCTATCTGAAATCGAAAATGGCGAACCTTATCATTTTTTTCGTCTTTATATTTGGCGGAACAGCAGTTGTTAAATTTTTGAGCGAGGATGAGCATTTCGCTTTTAACAAGAAGCTCACGGAATGGATTGGAAGCACCTCAAACGCGGGAAGCTTCATTCTGTTGATTGTTGCTTTATTTGCCATCATCATTTGTTCATATGGTCTTTCTCTTAAGTTTTATCAAAAAAGAGAGTTTTAA
- a CDS encoding SDR family oxidoreductase: MEIPFHVNLKDKVAVVTGGGGMLCSCFAKALAQCGVKVAVMSRRQTSAAKVAKEIQENGGEAIAIAANVLDKQSLEQAKQQISGTFGKCNILINGAGGNHPKGTTDKEYLYKEDLNCEQLTTFFDLDLEGVRSVFDLNFLGTLLTTQVFAKDMAGQDGNVIVNISSMNAYTPLTKIPAYSGAKAAVSNFTRWLAVHMSKAGIRVNAIAPGFFLTAQNKRLLCREDGTYTERAQKILEQTPLDRFGDPEDLIGTLLWLVSDQASRFVTGTVIPVDGGFSAYSGV, encoded by the coding sequence ATGGAAATTCCTTTTCATGTCAACTTGAAAGATAAGGTGGCTGTAGTAACAGGCGGAGGCGGAATGTTATGCAGCTGTTTTGCAAAAGCATTGGCTCAATGCGGTGTAAAAGTAGCGGTAATGAGCCGAAGACAAACTTCTGCAGCAAAGGTAGCGAAAGAGATTCAGGAAAACGGGGGCGAAGCGATCGCCATTGCTGCAAACGTCCTTGATAAACAAAGCCTGGAACAAGCAAAACAACAGATTAGCGGGACATTTGGCAAATGCAACATTCTCATTAACGGAGCAGGCGGCAACCATCCAAAGGGAACGACAGATAAAGAATATTTGTATAAGGAAGATTTGAATTGTGAACAATTAACAACGTTTTTTGATTTGGATTTGGAAGGTGTCAGATCTGTCTTTGACTTGAATTTTCTAGGTACACTGTTAACCACCCAAGTATTTGCAAAAGACATGGCAGGTCAAGACGGAAATGTGATCGTTAATATCTCTTCCATGAACGCATATACGCCTCTGACAAAAATCCCGGCCTACAGCGGCGCAAAAGCCGCTGTCAGCAACTTCACCAGATGGCTTGCTGTGCATATGTCAAAAGCCGGAATTCGCGTCAACGCTATTGCCCCAGGCTTTTTCCTGACCGCACAAAATAAGCGGTTATTGTGTAGGGAAGACGGAACATATACAGAGAGAGCGCAAAAAATATTGGAGCAAACACCCCTGGATCGATTCGGCGACCCGGAAGATCTAATCGGAACATTACTGTGGTTGGTAAGCGACCAAGCCTCTCGGTTTGTTACCGGCACTGTCATACCGGTTGACGGAGGATTCTCCGCCTATTCTGGAGTATAG
- a CDS encoding PRD domain-containing protein: MNTRQKDILYLLLSEPDDYLIVQDVADRVKCSEKTIRNDLKAIEDYLNEHADAELIRKPGVGVYLQIEDDERVRLTHQLFREHSGHKQKTDEERMLDIAYHLLMNPKPASAKDIAARYFLNKSAIKKDLTKIGGWLKRFDLTLVSKQRLGLTIKGSEKNKRKAMARLSDLIDHPQFTSQFIKNKFLSHEIECVMNEIKSMQKRHSLYFTDETSENLLLHILLMIRRIKMKQPISIAQKDISLVEEKKEYQWTLSLLKRLEAPFAIRFPKEEIVYLTLHILGGKVRYPGHQEEKNLENPLLHQVVRHLIDRVSELKMQDFRQDQVLMGGLNIHLNTVLNRLNYGLSVSNPMLRDIKTMYPYLFHIVIDALEDINQAFALAIPEEEAAYLTLHFQAAVERFNRGGHARKKAVIVCHMGIGMSQLLRTKIERKCRQIDVLDCIAKADLPDYLARHSDAELVISTVSLEDMKLPHVVVSPLLESGDEEKLNVFVEQMDDRKKQTFKMLNNTTPFLVFLQQESEHRYKLIEKLAAALYEKGYVEKDYAAHAVMREKMSATNIGAGIAIPHANAKWIKQSAIAIATLKEPLDWGAEKVSLVFMLAVKHEDQNMTRQLFHELSYLSEQPAFIRMLTQETNVMKFLSYLDYERQG; the protein is encoded by the coding sequence ATGAATACGAGGCAAAAAGACATTTTATATCTGTTATTATCTGAACCTGATGATTATTTAATCGTGCAAGATGTCGCTGACAGAGTAAAGTGTTCCGAAAAAACGATCCGAAACGACCTTAAAGCGATCGAAGATTATTTAAATGAACATGCTGATGCAGAACTGATTCGCAAACCGGGGGTAGGCGTTTACTTACAAATAGAAGATGATGAGAGGGTCCGCCTGACCCATCAACTATTTCGTGAACACAGCGGCCATAAGCAGAAAACCGATGAGGAAAGAATGCTGGACATCGCTTACCACTTATTAATGAATCCAAAGCCCGCTTCTGCAAAAGACATTGCTGCGCGATATTTTTTAAATAAATCGGCCATCAAAAAAGATTTAACCAAAATAGGAGGGTGGCTGAAGCGGTTTGACCTCACATTGGTGTCAAAGCAACGGCTCGGCTTAACCATTAAAGGGAGCGAAAAAAATAAAAGAAAAGCGATGGCCAGGCTATCGGATTTAATCGACCATCCACAATTTACAAGTCAATTTATCAAAAACAAATTTTTAAGCCATGAAATCGAATGTGTGATGAATGAAATCAAATCAATGCAAAAGCGGCATTCTTTATACTTCACGGATGAAACGAGTGAAAATTTGCTGCTGCATATTTTATTGATGATCCGCCGGATCAAAATGAAGCAGCCGATTTCCATTGCTCAAAAAGACATCTCCCTTGTCGAAGAGAAAAAAGAATATCAATGGACACTATCATTGTTAAAACGGCTGGAGGCCCCTTTTGCCATCCGCTTTCCCAAAGAGGAAATCGTCTATTTGACATTGCATATCCTGGGCGGGAAAGTTCGGTATCCGGGTCATCAGGAAGAGAAAAACCTGGAAAATCCTTTGCTTCATCAGGTTGTCCGGCACCTGATCGACCGCGTATCAGAGCTGAAAATGCAGGATTTCCGCCAGGATCAGGTGTTGATGGGCGGCTTGAACATTCATCTCAACACAGTGTTAAATCGCCTAAACTATGGTCTTTCGGTATCCAATCCAATGCTTAGAGACATCAAAACAATGTATCCTTATTTGTTTCATATTGTCATCGATGCGCTGGAAGACATCAATCAAGCGTTCGCGCTTGCGATTCCGGAGGAAGAAGCCGCATATCTGACATTGCATTTTCAAGCGGCGGTCGAACGTTTTAACCGCGGCGGCCATGCAAGAAAAAAAGCCGTCATTGTCTGCCATATGGGAATCGGGATGTCGCAATTATTGCGAACAAAGATCGAGCGGAAATGCCGGCAAATCGATGTGCTCGACTGTATCGCCAAAGCCGACTTGCCGGATTATTTAGCCAGGCACAGTGATGCAGAGCTCGTCATTTCCACAGTATCCCTGGAAGATATGAAGCTTCCCCATGTTGTCGTATCACCGCTGTTAGAGTCCGGTGATGAAGAAAAGCTGAACGTGTTTGTCGAGCAAATGGATGATCGCAAAAAACAAACATTTAAAATGTTAAACAATACGACGCCATTTTTAGTATTTCTGCAGCAAGAATCAGAGCATCGCTACAAACTGATTGAAAAATTGGCAGCGGCTTTGTATGAAAAAGGCTATGTCGAAAAGGATTACGCCGCACATGCCGTCATGCGTGAAAAAATGTCGGCGACAAACATCGGTGCCGGAATTGCGATTCCCCATGCAAACGCGAAATGGATTAAACAATCGGCCATCGCTATCGCCACCTTAAAAGAGCCGCTTGACTGGGGGGCTGAAAAGGTGTCGCTCGTCTTTATGCTGGCTGTGAAACACGAGGATCAAAACATGACGCGGCAATTGTTTCACGAGCTGTCATACCTTAGCGAACAGCCGGCTTTCATTCGCATGCTGACACAGGAAACAAATGTGATGAAATTTTTATCTTATTTGGACTATGAAAGGCAGGGCTAA
- a CDS encoding glycoside hydrolase family 31 protein encodes MAIKEAYKFTFVKEENNVLHFHLNEGDTQAKIFILEEDVIRIWLTEEGAPTLEKTWSVAPGQTDVPVEGRHRLDTRGFTLPQYESRQIEDVFIVKTGKLKLHIQLNGFKISWFFHNGSEWINAANDRQTQAYNFGGALGKGIHHYLQRDLQDQYFGFGEKTGNLDKHGKRYRMLNIDAMGYDAEWSDPLYKHIPFYMTRNKLTGISYGIFYDNLSASIFDMGAELDNYHGLYRYYQAERGDLDYYFIAGPKIKDVVEKFSWITGKTVLPPKWSLGYSGSTMSYTDAPNAQEQLKRFVRLCEKHDILCDSFQLSSGYTSIGDKRYVFTWDDSKIPDPKEMVQHFHEKGLRLVANIKPCLLKDHPYFDELQEKEMFIINNETQKPETAQFWDDIGAYLDFTNPETFDWWKAQVKERLLEYGVDSTWNDNNEFEIWSENAKCHGFGKEMDFELIRALHPLLMMKASFEAQLEYNPKLRPYLISRSGCCGMHRYAQTWTGDNRTSWKTLKYNIKTGIGLSLSGIYNFGHDVGGFSGSAPEPELFVRWVQNGIMHPRFTIHSWNDDGTVNEPWMYPEATDAVRELIKFRHRIIPYLYTALYEAHQNDQPIIRPTFYDFEHDERTFAENDDFILGESLLVASVVEKGMTEREVYLPVHEQGWYDFHTGTWYEGGKTVVLPAPLHHTPLLAKAGAIIPVNDAEATFQTKNKDERGFILFPCQGNGKSFYRLYEDDGISNEYRHVFALIHVGMETTEDEIRLSVRKEGTYELPYDQLTFHMPKAENRKLMINGSTPNNENKQVSYSLPLDNCW; translated from the coding sequence ATGGCAATTAAAGAAGCCTATAAGTTTACATTTGTAAAGGAAGAAAATAATGTACTGCATTTTCATTTAAATGAAGGGGATACCCAAGCGAAAATCTTCATTCTTGAAGAAGATGTGATTCGGATTTGGTTGACGGAGGAAGGAGCGCCAACCCTTGAAAAAACGTGGAGCGTTGCACCCGGGCAAACCGACGTGCCGGTGGAGGGCCGCCATCGTTTAGACACGAGAGGATTCACATTACCCCAATACGAATCCCGGCAAATCGAAGACGTTTTTATCGTGAAAACCGGCAAGCTAAAGCTTCATATTCAATTGAACGGGTTCAAGATCAGCTGGTTTTTTCACAATGGCTCTGAATGGATCAATGCTGCAAACGATCGGCAAACACAAGCATATAACTTTGGCGGTGCTTTGGGAAAAGGTATACACCATTATTTACAACGCGATCTTCAAGACCAATACTTTGGATTTGGCGAAAAAACCGGCAATCTCGATAAACACGGCAAGCGCTACCGGATGTTAAATATAGATGCGATGGGTTACGATGCGGAGTGGTCAGATCCGCTATACAAACATATCCCATTTTATATGACGAGAAATAAGCTGACAGGTATTTCCTATGGCATATTCTATGACAATCTATCAGCCTCTATTTTTGATATGGGCGCCGAGCTTGATAACTATCATGGACTGTATCGTTATTATCAAGCGGAAAGAGGAGACTTAGACTACTATTTCATAGCAGGACCGAAAATAAAAGATGTTGTTGAGAAGTTCTCCTGGATAACAGGCAAAACCGTTTTGCCTCCGAAATGGAGTTTGGGCTACTCGGGCTCAACGATGAGCTACACCGATGCGCCAAACGCTCAGGAACAATTAAAACGTTTCGTTCGTCTTTGTGAAAAACATGATATATTATGCGACTCGTTCCAATTATCGTCAGGATACACTTCGATCGGTGACAAACGTTATGTTTTTACCTGGGACGATTCCAAAATCCCGGATCCAAAAGAGATGGTTCAACACTTTCATGAGAAGGGCTTACGCTTAGTCGCAAACATTAAACCGTGTTTGCTAAAGGATCATCCGTACTTTGATGAACTACAGGAAAAAGAGATGTTCATCATCAACAATGAAACGCAAAAGCCTGAAACAGCCCAATTTTGGGATGATATCGGAGCTTATTTAGACTTTACGAACCCGGAAACGTTCGACTGGTGGAAAGCCCAAGTAAAAGAAAGGCTGCTTGAATATGGTGTTGATTCGACTTGGAATGACAATAACGAGTTTGAAATATGGAGCGAAAATGCCAAGTGCCACGGCTTCGGCAAAGAAATGGATTTTGAACTGATACGCGCGCTTCACCCGCTTCTGATGATGAAAGCGTCTTTCGAGGCGCAGCTGGAATACAATCCGAAATTGCGCCCGTACCTTATCTCAAGATCCGGCTGCTGCGGCATGCACCGTTATGCACAAACATGGACAGGTGACAACCGCACAAGCTGGAAAACATTAAAATATAACATCAAAACAGGCATCGGCTTAAGCCTATCAGGCATATACAATTTTGGCCATGATGTCGGCGGATTCTCAGGCTCTGCCCCGGAACCGGAATTATTCGTACGATGGGTGCAAAACGGCATCATGCATCCGAGATTTACGATTCATTCGTGGAACGATGACGGAACGGTGAATGAACCGTGGATGTATCCGGAAGCAACCGATGCCGTCAGAGAATTGATCAAGTTCAGACATAGGATCATCCCATACCTTTACACAGCACTGTATGAAGCCCACCAAAACGATCAGCCGATCATTCGTCCGACATTTTATGATTTCGAACATGACGAAAGAACATTTGCAGAAAACGACGATTTTATCCTGGGTGAATCACTGCTTGTTGCATCCGTTGTCGAGAAAGGAATGACGGAGCGGGAGGTGTATTTACCAGTGCATGAACAAGGCTGGTACGATTTCCATACTGGAACATGGTATGAAGGAGGAAAAACAGTCGTACTGCCGGCACCGTTACACCATACTCCGCTTTTAGCAAAAGCAGGGGCGATTATACCGGTAAATGATGCAGAAGCGACATTCCAAACAAAGAACAAGGATGAGAGAGGCTTTATTTTATTCCCCTGCCAAGGAAATGGAAAATCATTTTACCGGCTGTATGAAGATGATGGGATATCGAATGAATACCGGCACGTATTCGCGTTGATTCATGTGGGCATGGAGACAACAGAAGACGAAATCAGACTGTCTGTTCGAAAGGAAGGCACATATGAGCTTCCGTATGATCAACTCACTTTTCATATGCCAAAGGCAGAAAACAGAAAGCTGATGATCAATGGCAGCACGCCGAATAATGAAAACAAGCAGGTTTCGTACAGTTTGCCGTTAGATAATTGCTGGTGA
- the uxuA gene encoding mannonate dehydratase, with protein MKMTFRWYGDSDPVTLENIRQIPGVTGIVSAIYDIPAGEAWPYEKIAELKEKIEKHGLTLSVIESIPVHEDIKLGLPTRNQYIENYKTTIRNLAKASVKMVCYNFMPVFDWTRSSLDYPLEDGSTALIYEDEKVKQMNPLNGGLKLPGWDTSYADGQLRSLFQQYQRVTEEDLWKNLSHFIQEIIPVAAEEEVRMAIHPDDPPWSIFGLPRIMTNKEHLERFVNLYDSPFNGLCICSGSLGANPTNDIPEFIHYFGKKGRVNFVHLRNIKRIGEKSFQESSHRSEDGSLDMYEIVRALRDIDFAGPVRPDHGRMIWNETGKPGYGLYDRALGATYLNGIWEALAKERNRFSYKRGTLTANRNEG; from the coding sequence ATGAAAATGACGTTTCGATGGTATGGAGACAGCGATCCGGTCACGTTGGAAAACATTCGTCAAATTCCCGGGGTCACCGGCATTGTTTCGGCGATTTATGATATTCCCGCAGGGGAAGCATGGCCGTATGAAAAAATTGCGGAGCTCAAAGAAAAAATTGAAAAGCACGGTTTAACGCTAAGTGTGATCGAAAGTATACCCGTTCATGAAGATATCAAATTAGGTCTGCCGACAAGAAATCAATATATTGAAAACTATAAAACAACGATACGCAATTTGGCAAAAGCGAGTGTTAAAATGGTTTGCTATAATTTTATGCCTGTCTTTGACTGGACTCGTTCTTCTCTAGATTATCCATTAGAAGACGGTTCGACAGCACTCATATATGAAGACGAAAAAGTAAAGCAAATGAATCCGTTAAATGGCGGTCTTAAACTTCCCGGCTGGGACACAAGCTATGCAGATGGACAGTTACGCAGCCTGTTTCAACAATATCAACGAGTTACAGAGGAGGACTTATGGAAAAACCTTTCGCATTTCATTCAAGAAATTATACCGGTAGCTGCAGAAGAAGAAGTAAGAATGGCAATTCACCCGGACGATCCGCCATGGTCCATTTTTGGATTACCGCGAATCATGACGAATAAAGAACATTTGGAGCGGTTTGTAAACCTTTATGACAGCCCATTTAACGGGTTGTGTATATGCAGCGGCTCACTCGGTGCAAATCCAACCAATGACATTCCAGAATTCATTCATTATTTCGGAAAAAAAGGAAGAGTCAATTTTGTACATCTTAGAAATATTAAAAGAATCGGAGAAAAGTCATTTCAGGAATCCTCTCATCGTTCGGAAGACGGTTCTCTCGATATGTATGAAATCGTAAGGGCTTTAAGAGACATAGACTTTGCCGGACCGGTGAGGCCGGATCACGGAAGAATGATTTGGAATGAGACCGGAAAGCCGGGTTACGGATTATATGATCGGGCGCTGGGCGCGACATACTTAAATGGAATATGGGAAGCATTGGCAAAAGAAAGAAATCGGTTCTCCTATAAACGCGGAACACTAACAGCAAACAGAAACGAGGGATGA